One Accipiter gentilis chromosome 25, bAccGen1.1, whole genome shotgun sequence genomic region harbors:
- the FKBP3 gene encoding peptidyl-prolyl cis-trans isomerase FKBP3 codes for MAAATAGPAQPWSAEELRSEALPKKDIIKFLQEHAAQAFLAEHKLLGQVKNVAKTANKEQLIAAYTQLFHTQRFKGTDGAEKAAEKAKPAKVEEAKGKAAKPEEAVEEGPPKYTKSILKKGDKTNFPKKGDTVHCWYTGKLQDGTVFDTNIQTSSKKKKAAKPLSFKVGVGKVIRGWDEALLTMSKGEKAQLEIEPEWAYGKKGQPDAKIPPNAKLFFEVELVDIE; via the exons atggcggcggcgacggcgggtCCGGCGCAGCCCTGGAGCGCTGAGGAGCTGCGGAGCGAGGCGCTGCCCAAGAAGGATATCATCAAGTTCCTCCAGGAGCACGCAGCCCAGGCG TTCCTGGCGGAGCACAAGCTGCTGGGGCAGGTGAAGAACGTGGCGAAGACAGCGAATAAGGAGCAGCTCATCGCGGCCTACACGCAGCTTTTCCACACGCAg cgGTTCAAGGGCACGGACGGCGCGGAGAAGGCAGCGGAGAAGGCGAAGCCCGCTAAGGTGGAGGAGGCCAAGGGGAAAGCGGCAAAGCCCGAGGAGGCCGTGGAGGAG GGGCCGCCAAAGTatacaaaatcaattttaaagAAGGGCGATAAAACCAACTTTCCGAAGAAAGGAGACACTGTTCATTGCTGGTATACAGGAAAACTACAGGATGGAACAGTCTTCGATACCAATATTCAAACAA gttcaaagaagaaaaaagcagccaaACCTTTAAGTTTCAAAGTTGGCGTAGGAAAAGTAATCAGAGGT tgGGATGAAGCTCTCTTAACAATGAGTAAAGGAGAGAAGGCTCAACTGGAAATCGAACCTGAGTGGGCGTATGGCAAGAAAGGGCAGCCTGATGCCAA GATTCCACCAAATGCAAAACTTTTCTTTGAAGTGGAATTGGTGGATATCGAATGA